One window of Chryseobacterium sp. JJR-5R genomic DNA carries:
- a CDS encoding efflux RND transporter periplasmic adaptor subunit — MKKIQSTALALSLALFTISCSEKQPEKNRQRGQGQDIISVKISPLSSEDVSGSILATGLVSTEDQANYSFKVGGVISRIWVDEGQSFRKGQLLATLNTTEIAAGVAQADLNVAKAQRDYNRANNLYKDSVFSLEQLQNTRTALEVARQSKQAAAFNERYAKIYAVSDGFVSKKLVSEGEIVSGGMPVFLTNSTQKNNSYLLKVGVTDLEWAAIKTGQPASVTLDGYPDRKFEAAVFRKLQSADREIGSFQVELKLKLDRVAPAVGMFGKAEIKTDQSGKSVVIPYNALVEADGNQGFVFVPNGKNRVKKVPVNILKFDNTKVYLREKPYGTDAIVVSNSAYLNEQSIIKIIK; from the coding sequence ATGAAAAAAATACAATCAACTGCCCTAGCCCTATCCCTGGCTCTGTTTACTATTTCCTGCAGTGAAAAGCAGCCTGAAAAAAACAGGCAAAGAGGCCAAGGCCAGGATATTATATCCGTAAAAATCTCGCCGTTGTCCTCTGAAGATGTATCCGGTTCCATACTGGCTACAGGGCTGGTAAGCACGGAAGATCAGGCCAATTATTCATTCAAGGTCGGTGGGGTCATCAGCAGGATATGGGTGGATGAAGGGCAGTCTTTCCGGAAAGGGCAGCTGCTTGCCACATTAAACACAACGGAAATAGCAGCAGGCGTTGCCCAGGCCGACCTGAACGTGGCCAAAGCCCAGCGTGACTACAACCGGGCAAATAACCTCTATAAAGACAGCGTTTTCTCTCTTGAACAGCTGCAGAACACCAGAACGGCACTTGAAGTTGCCCGGCAGTCTAAACAGGCTGCGGCATTCAATGAGCGGTATGCTAAAATCTATGCGGTTTCAGACGGTTTTGTTTCTAAAAAGCTGGTCAGTGAAGGAGAGATTGTAAGCGGCGGAATGCCTGTTTTCCTTACCAATTCCACCCAGAAAAACAACAGCTATTTACTGAAAGTGGGCGTAACAGACCTTGAGTGGGCAGCCATTAAAACAGGACAGCCTGCAAGCGTTACCCTGGACGGCTACCCTGACCGGAAATTCGAGGCAGCCGTCTTCAGGAAACTGCAGTCCGCCGACCGGGAAATCGGTTCATTTCAGGTAGAACTGAAATTAAAGCTTGACCGGGTGGCTCCCGCCGTGGGGATGTTCGGTAAAGCTGAAATAAAAACAGACCAATCAGGAAAATCCGTCGTCATCCCTTACAATGCATTGGTAGAAGCGGACGGTAATCAGGGGTTTGTTTTCGTTCCGAACGGTAAAAACAGGGTAAAGAAAGTACCTGTGAATATCCTGAAGTTCGACAATACCAAGGTATACCTCAGAGAAAAACCTTACGGAACTGATGCCATAGTTGTATCCAACAGTGCCTACCTCAACGAGCAATCCATTATCAAAATCATCAAGTAA
- a CDS encoding TetR/AcrR family transcriptional regulator has protein sequence MSITERKNKEKIEMRKRILDAARKIFLQKGYENTSMRNIASEISYSAGTIYFHFKDKSEIFHELHKEGFLLLLTQLRVLDSVADPFERLKAVGRVFIQFAQENKDYYNLMFIVEESASDNSGEGGFQIAKEAINHLFLLIKECQAKGRFTDMDAEYFTFMVLSSVHGICALFCKDRTVSFASKTNEELMENGYNCLVKLLEKG, from the coding sequence ATGAGCATCACGGAAAGAAAAAATAAGGAGAAAATAGAAATGCGCAAGCGTATTCTGGATGCGGCGCGCAAAATATTCCTTCAGAAAGGCTATGAAAATACCAGTATGCGGAATATTGCCAGCGAAATCAGCTACAGTGCAGGTACGATCTATTTTCACTTTAAAGATAAAAGCGAGATTTTTCACGAACTTCATAAAGAAGGCTTCCTGCTATTGCTTACGCAATTGAGGGTTTTAGACAGTGTGGCAGATCCTTTTGAACGCCTGAAGGCTGTAGGCAGGGTATTCATCCAGTTTGCCCAGGAAAACAAAGATTATTACAACCTGATGTTTATAGTAGAAGAATCAGCTTCAGATAACTCCGGGGAAGGAGGCTTCCAGATTGCCAAGGAAGCCATCAACCACCTGTTCCTTTTGATTAAGGAATGTCAGGCTAAAGGCCGGTTCACCGATATGGATGCTGAATATTTTACCTTTATGGTACTGTCATCGGTCCACGGCATCTGTGCCCTTTTCTGCAAAGACCGTACGGTAAGCTTTGCAAGCAAAACCAATGAAGAGCTGATGGAGAACGGATACAATTGTCTTGTAAAGCTTCTGGAAAAAGGATAA
- a CDS encoding TolC family protein yields the protein MINKSKKRLLRYFCLLVLMHLPTKILKAQNRLDSYIQEGIGSNQSIRQQSFILEKNIYALGEAKSMFLPNVSFSTTYTKADGGRTIDFPTGDLLNGVYSTLNQLTGSSSFPQLQNQSILLNPDNFYDAKFRITQPILNAELGYNRKVRSKQIDLQKTEILLYKRELVKEIKTAYYNYLKAANATKIYRSYLTLVNEGERVNRKLLENGKINRTAVVRSQNEVSKIRASITASEKTEESAKYYFNFLLNRPLKDSIVADDIDTLPEQSKVLNGDISSREELSKLQISGDISNDLTGLAKSYFIPKIGASLDLGSQAFDWKFNQKSRYYLLGISLEWNLFAFGKNTYKIKQAVAEQQAISSQTTYVQQQLLTELKVRQANLESAVAQYTAAQSQLKTSQTYYNDMSKLYKEGMTIYIELLDAQNQWIDAKLKSNIALFDTWIAYTAIERANASFTIQQ from the coding sequence ATGATTAACAAATCTAAAAAAAGACTGCTCCGGTATTTCTGCCTGCTGGTCTTAATGCATCTGCCTACGAAAATTTTAAAGGCACAAAACAGGCTCGATTCCTATATACAGGAAGGTATCGGATCTAACCAGAGTATCAGGCAGCAGTCTTTTATTCTTGAAAAAAATATCTATGCGCTGGGTGAAGCCAAAAGTATGTTTCTGCCTAATGTTTCTTTTTCCACCACGTACACCAAAGCAGACGGAGGGAGAACCATAGATTTTCCTACAGGCGATCTTCTGAACGGCGTCTACTCCACTTTAAACCAGCTGACCGGGAGCAGCTCATTTCCGCAGCTTCAGAACCAGAGCATCCTGCTTAACCCGGATAATTTCTACGATGCCAAATTCCGCATCACCCAGCCCATTTTGAATGCGGAGCTCGGCTACAACAGAAAGGTCAGATCAAAACAGATCGACCTGCAGAAAACGGAAATCCTGCTGTATAAACGGGAACTGGTGAAAGAAATAAAAACGGCCTATTACAATTACCTGAAGGCCGCGAATGCCACAAAGATTTACCGGTCTTACCTTACCCTGGTTAATGAAGGGGAAAGGGTGAACAGGAAACTGCTTGAGAATGGAAAAATCAACCGGACAGCCGTAGTCAGAAGCCAGAATGAAGTTTCAAAGATCAGAGCCTCCATTACCGCCTCTGAGAAAACGGAAGAATCTGCAAAGTATTATTTTAACTTTCTCCTGAACCGCCCTTTAAAAGACAGCATAGTGGCAGATGATATTGACACCTTACCGGAACAGTCAAAGGTGCTGAATGGAGATATCAGCAGCCGTGAAGAACTGTCTAAACTCCAGATATCCGGGGACATCAGTAATGACCTGACCGGCCTTGCCAAGTCTTATTTCATCCCGAAGATCGGGGCAAGCCTTGATCTGGGTTCGCAGGCTTTCGACTGGAAGTTCAACCAGAAATCCAGGTATTATTTGCTGGGCATTTCACTGGAATGGAATCTTTTTGCTTTCGGTAAGAATACCTACAAAATAAAGCAGGCCGTTGCGGAACAGCAGGCCATCTCATCCCAGACCACATACGTACAGCAGCAGCTTTTAACCGAGCTGAAAGTGCGGCAGGCCAATCTGGAAAGCGCTGTTGCCCAGTATACCGCCGCACAGTCTCAGCTGAAAACAAGCCAGACCTATTACAATGATATGTCTAAACTTTACAAAGAAGGAATGACGATCTACATTGAGCTTCTGGATGCTCAGAATCAGTGGATCGACGCAAAACTGAAGTCTAATATTGCATTATTTGACACGTGGATCGCTTATACAGCCATTGAACGGGCCAATGCCAGCTTTACAATACAACAATAA
- a CDS encoding VOC family protein — protein sequence MKIEHIAVWVKDLENIRNFYEQYFGAVSNEKYRNPAKHFESYFLSFDNGCRLEIMSRPDIGESGHSYDDQKSGITHLAFSTGSREKVDELTERLRQDGYWIAGEPRTTGDGYYESVILDPENNIIEITE from the coding sequence ATGAAAATAGAGCATATCGCAGTCTGGGTAAAAGACCTGGAGAACATCAGGAATTTCTATGAACAGTATTTCGGGGCCGTTTCCAATGAAAAATACCGTAACCCGGCCAAACATTTTGAATCCTACTTTTTAAGTTTTGACAACGGCTGCCGCCTGGAAATCATGTCCCGGCCGGACATTGGGGAAAGCGGTCATTCTTACGATGACCAGAAATCCGGCATCACCCACCTTGCATTTTCCACGGGCAGCAGGGAAAAGGTTGATGAACTGACGGAACGGCTAAGACAGGACGGTTACTGGATTGCCGGAGAACCGCGTACCACCGGAGACGGATATTACGAAAGCGTGATCCTGGACCCGGAAAACAATATTATTGAAATTACGGAGTAG
- a CDS encoding DUF3892 domain-containing protein, with protein sequence MAEYRISGVWKDSSGIITHYAFHTVNDSSISRAIKKTKDEAIRLLDMSGNSATTWIWNYNNCCWNIGESVNVVNGTNGKYLRSNPDKKETNNLDHLVDFDWIAP encoded by the coding sequence ATGGCAGAATACAGAATTTCAGGAGTTTGGAAAGACTCAAGTGGTATTATTACACATTATGCATTTCATACAGTTAATGACTCTAGTATTTCAAGAGCAATTAAAAAAACTAAAGATGAGGCTATTAGATTATTGGATATGTCGGGCAATAGTGCTACTACATGGATTTGGAATTACAATAACTGTTGCTGGAATATTGGTGAGAGTGTGAATGTAGTTAATGGCACTAATGGTAAATATTTAAGATCAAATCCTGATAAAAAAGAGACTAATAATCTAGATCATCTGGTTGATTTTGACTGGATCGCACCTTAG
- a CDS encoding nuclear transport factor 2 family protein yields MRKQLIVLPAVFALMLSCNSPKESAAETSANEKLVETYFKHFNRHDWKALAHMYTETPQFKDPSLGPGTVTQTRQQIIDKYSELSTVFPDLQDKIVQVYPSGEKHIIVEFVSSGTAADGSKFQLPICAVFTIENGRITKDFSYFDNFEENQ; encoded by the coding sequence ATGAGAAAACAACTTATTGTATTACCAGCCGTTTTTGCTTTGATGCTGTCCTGCAACAGCCCGAAAGAATCCGCCGCGGAAACATCTGCCAATGAAAAACTGGTTGAAACCTATTTTAAGCATTTCAACCGTCATGACTGGAAAGCGCTTGCGCACATGTATACTGAAACACCACAGTTTAAAGATCCTTCATTGGGACCGGGAACCGTAACACAGACCAGGCAGCAGATTATTGATAAATATTCTGAGCTCAGCACCGTGTTTCCGGATCTTCAGGATAAAATTGTCCAGGTATATCCTTCCGGTGAAAAACACATTATCGTTGAATTTGTTTCAAGCGGCACCGCAGCAGACGGCTCGAAATTTCAATTGCCCATCTGTGCGGTTTTTACCATCGAGAACGGACGTATCACCAAAGACTTTTCATATTTTGACAATTTTGAAGAAAACCAATAG